In Sporosarcina psychrophila, a genomic segment contains:
- a CDS encoding nitroreductase family protein, with amino-acid sequence MNEQALSVRDAIITRRSIKNFNGQPVDPENIAEILEDAAWAPNHGNRNPWRFVVAADKGYVKFLDILREYGVPKWKELSEEELEKQMKKFTGPGAVAFVIVPEDPRQKERLEDYAAASMFVQNTMLLAWDKGIGTCWKTPGFLDNPKFREELGVKPGERIISMLQFGYYDERPKARPRKPLEEFVTYYGEEIEEA; translated from the coding sequence ATGAATGAGCAAGCTTTATCTGTCAGAGATGCGATTATTACGCGTCGTTCAATAAAGAACTTTAACGGTCAGCCGGTTGATCCGGAAAATATTGCCGAAATACTTGAAGATGCGGCATGGGCACCAAATCATGGCAATCGAAATCCGTGGCGCTTTGTTGTAGCTGCTGATAAGGGATATGTGAAATTCCTCGATATTTTACGTGAATATGGTGTACCGAAATGGAAAGAACTTTCGGAAGAAGAGCTTGAGAAACAAATGAAGAAATTCACAGGACCGGGTGCAGTTGCATTTGTTATTGTCCCTGAGGACCCTCGTCAGAAAGAACGTCTAGAAGATTATGCAGCGGCAAGCATGTTTGTTCAGAACACCATGCTGCTCGCATGGGATAAAGGAATCGGAACATGCTGGAAAACACCTGGCTTCCTGGATAACCCGAAATTCAGAGAAGAACTTGGCGTTAAACCAGGTGAACGCATTATCAGTATGCTTCAATTTGGTTATTATGACGAAAGACCAAAGGCTCGTCCACGTAAACCGCTTGAAGAATTTGTCACGTATTACGGTGAGGAAATCGAAGAAGCATAA
- a CDS encoding DegV family protein, with protein MIKKPIAWIVDSTAYISEELRQHPDFFSVPLNIHFGEKQFVDGVDLNPQQLYEKIKNAKEFPKSSQPSAGAFAERYKVIAEQYEQAIAVHVSGKMSGTLASSIAGSEISGFPVTFIDSLSLSYGVTGLIERGIEMQDEGATVPEIEAQLKKMAGTMHNYILMGQLEQLYKGGRMSAAQFFIGSLLKVKPIVHITPEGELQPVDKVRSEKKALQYLVDKVVAGHHPGRTKIHLMQGNVLEQAEHLKTLITEQIPDLEVNIGDISSVLAVHAGEGTLAVLWFD; from the coding sequence ATGATAAAAAAGCCAATTGCGTGGATTGTAGACAGCACAGCATACATTTCAGAGGAACTTCGTCAACACCCAGACTTCTTTTCAGTACCTTTAAATATACATTTCGGTGAAAAACAATTTGTTGATGGTGTAGACTTGAATCCTCAGCAACTTTACGAGAAAATCAAGAACGCTAAAGAATTCCCAAAATCATCACAACCTTCTGCGGGCGCATTTGCTGAACGTTACAAGGTTATTGCGGAACAGTACGAGCAAGCAATTGCTGTTCATGTGTCCGGTAAAATGAGTGGGACACTTGCTTCCTCTATAGCAGGCTCAGAAATTTCGGGATTCCCTGTTACATTCATCGATTCACTTTCCTTATCCTATGGGGTCACAGGATTAATCGAACGGGGCATAGAAATGCAAGACGAAGGTGCAACTGTTCCAGAAATTGAAGCGCAGCTTAAGAAAATGGCTGGCACAATGCATAACTATATCCTAATGGGACAGCTTGAACAATTGTACAAAGGCGGCAGAATGAGCGCTGCACAATTTTTCATTGGGAGCTTGTTGAAAGTAAAACCAATTGTCCACATTACGCCCGAAGGTGAATTACAACCAGTAGACAAAGTGCGTTCCGAGAAAAAAGCACTTCAATACTTGGTCGACAAAGTAGTCGCTGGCCACCATCCAGGCCGAACGAAAATTCATTTAATGCAAGGCAATGTCTTAGAACAGGCAGAGCATTTGAAAACTCTCATCACGGAACAAATACCTGATCTCGAAGTGAATATTGGAGATATTAGCTCCGTCCTTGCGGTTCATGCCGGCGAGGGAACGCTCGCTGTTCTATGGTTTGACTGA
- a CDS encoding amidase domain-containing protein — MYNREAAVRYANQWWNGRNPAFPSFDVDCTNFISQCLLAGGAPMHGYPNRERGWWLRGGTWSFSWSTSHSLRWYLAGSKKGLTATQVSSAEELGLGDVIVYDFEGDGRFDHSTIVTAKDGSAPLVNAHTFDAQYRFWAYKDSYMFSPNAKYIFFKINDQFS; from the coding sequence ATGTACAACAGGGAAGCGGCTGTTCGCTATGCAAACCAGTGGTGGAATGGCCGCAATCCGGCATTTCCATCATTCGATGTAGATTGTACGAATTTCATTTCACAATGTTTGCTTGCGGGGGGAGCACCAATGCATGGTTACCCGAATCGCGAAAGAGGCTGGTGGCTGCGTGGAGGAACGTGGAGTTTCAGTTGGTCGACGTCGCATTCGTTGCGTTGGTATTTAGCGGGTTCGAAAAAAGGATTAACTGCAACACAAGTTTCATCAGCTGAAGAATTAGGGCTAGGGGATGTCATTGTCTACGATTTTGAAGGTGATGGCAGATTCGATCATTCGACCATCGTCACCGCAAAAGATGGCTCAGCACCACTCGTTAATGCACATACGTTCGACGCACAGTATCGTTTCTGGGCATACAAAGATTCATATATGTTTTCGCCAAATGCAAAGTACATCTTTTTTAAAATTAATGACCAGTTTTCATGA
- a CDS encoding DUF4179 domain-containing protein, with protein MFENEEKQLREVRSKLEEFPIPNEQLNDAIQSGFLIANSEWRAKRQKRRKSLWTVAIAAVFLLAFITSIRVSPAFANAIASIPGMGKLVEYIQYDKGLQAIMDNDYYQTVHASQMKDGLTLTINGVILDESGIVISYTLEAPYSIEVLDYKKIELYHNGEVVPPGTVSYNNPNQRHENRKEDIIEVLFLAKQSFDTQDFVLELQLDNEKETAFSLPFTLPKEVKKGKVFALDKVVEVEGQKMTIQEITIYPLRVEVKVFFDEPNSMKILNFMDMRIEDEKGEVWSSIQNGTTGLGFSDNEQTFYLQSNYFEQPNKLYFKFNKMQALPKDESYLLVDLQKQEVIMQPSDGKIEVTKMTQNTIEARFPLAEEFGYFLFFTAENGDGQKVESNSSSSWRDEEYQYSSINFTKNYNESLLKVYFQAYPNYINGDISVELK; from the coding sequence ATGTTTGAAAACGAAGAAAAGCAATTGCGGGAAGTTAGGTCGAAATTAGAAGAATTTCCAATTCCAAATGAGCAGTTGAATGACGCGATTCAGAGTGGATTCTTAATTGCCAATTCAGAGTGGCGGGCGAAACGCCAAAAACGTCGAAAATCACTTTGGACGGTTGCTATCGCTGCAGTATTTTTACTCGCATTCATAACGTCCATCCGGGTGTCACCGGCCTTTGCGAATGCGATCGCTTCGATTCCTGGAATGGGAAAACTTGTAGAATACATTCAATACGACAAAGGGTTACAGGCGATTATGGATAACGATTATTATCAGACTGTCCATGCCAGTCAGATGAAGGATGGTTTAACGCTTACCATCAACGGCGTCATACTGGATGAAAGTGGAATCGTCATTTCTTATACACTTGAAGCGCCTTATTCCATCGAAGTACTCGATTATAAAAAAATCGAACTTTATCATAATGGCGAGGTAGTTCCACCTGGCACAGTATCATACAATAATCCAAATCAACGGCATGAAAATAGAAAAGAAGACATAATAGAAGTATTATTCTTAGCAAAACAATCCTTTGATACGCAGGACTTTGTACTGGAACTTCAATTGGATAATGAAAAGGAAACGGCTTTTTCCCTTCCTTTTACGCTGCCGAAAGAAGTGAAGAAAGGAAAAGTTTTTGCGCTCGACAAAGTGGTCGAAGTTGAAGGTCAAAAAATGACGATTCAAGAGATTACAATCTATCCATTACGTGTGGAAGTGAAAGTGTTTTTTGATGAACCGAACTCCATGAAGATATTGAACTTTATGGATATGCGGATTGAAGATGAAAAAGGGGAAGTGTGGAGTAGCATTCAAAATGGTACGACTGGACTTGGTTTTAGTGACAATGAGCAAACTTTCTATTTGCAGAGCAATTACTTTGAACAACCTAATAAGCTATATTTTAAATTTAATAAGATGCAGGCATTGCCGAAAGACGAGTCCTATCTTCTTGTTGATCTTCAAAAACAGGAGGTCATCATGCAACCTTCTGATGGGAAAATTGAAGTGACAAAAATGACTCAGAACACGATAGAAGCAAGATTCCCGCTAGCAGAAGAATTTGGCTACTTCTTGTTTTTTACAGCTGAAAATGGGGATGGGCAAAAGGTTGAGTCTAATAGTTCAAGTAGTTGGAGAGATGAAGAATATCAATATTCATCGATCAATTTCACAAAGAATTATAATGAAAGTCTATTAAAAGTATACTTTCAAGCGTATCCGAACTACATCAATGGAGATATTTCCGTGGAGCTTAAATGA
- a CDS encoding sigma-70 family RNA polymerase sigma factor produces the protein MNEVDLAKRAIKRDEQAFLEIIHLYKEPLYRTAIAFLKNEHDSVEALQEVTVRAYKKIHTMKEPRYVKTWLIRIMMNYCQDQLRKKKQNVQSDKLDEFGSEMDYTYLEIEEAIATLSEVEQRLIHLMYFQDIKIKDIAVIESIPEGTVKSRLHKTLRTLRSFLSEKGDVDHV, from the coding sequence GTGAATGAAGTTGACCTTGCTAAACGAGCGATTAAACGCGATGAGCAAGCATTTTTGGAAATCATCCATCTATATAAAGAACCGCTTTATCGAACGGCTATTGCTTTCTTGAAAAATGAGCATGACTCCGTTGAAGCGCTACAGGAAGTGACGGTTCGCGCATATAAAAAAATTCACACTATGAAAGAACCGAGGTATGTAAAAACGTGGCTAATACGGATTATGATGAACTATTGTCAGGATCAGTTGAGGAAGAAAAAACAAAATGTTCAAAGCGATAAATTAGATGAATTTGGAAGTGAAATGGATTATACATATCTTGAAATTGAGGAGGCAATTGCAACATTATCAGAGGTCGAGCAACGATTAATTCACCTCATGTATTTTCAAGATATCAAGATTAAGGATATTGCCGTAATTGAAAGTATTCCTGAAGGGACCGTCAAGTCTAGGCTTCATAAAACATTGCGGACATTACGAAGTTTTCTTTCTGAAAAAGGGGATGTGGACCATGTTTGA